The Montipora capricornis isolate CH-2021 chromosome 6, ASM3666992v2, whole genome shotgun sequence genome has a window encoding:
- the LOC138053980 gene encoding uncharacterized protein, translated as MAQLSCSFTSLCGNKCDISSRWPGRQQLVPLSSCVDNIKEHLRDVKVSQTSVASEKELILARVGLFDDSDGRDFTICPKHRAELGVRFRPTTKCQHPLHGNQRRKVERGITLKMAKEIKAKWNTVVPVGAGICRNCRGAHTDNMEKGELDSNVTTLATGSFVPSETPVPSGEESMDQTPGPSGEQGTEEMPETAEEELVLPRLRVRFQDDFLSQQSDPNSDILSSSSQGSSAEVETSREWQPTPRVEHQLQYLNSFLLKSTDGRISPVRSQCKSDVMTVSSSTQRYYRKKAHQAVETTLEAIAPGNSSWLLQQVFTKHQSGRAISAASEEESLVSRLVTLYNEANSWYTQQQILSLFASDYSKTELLQLVPGLTKFRIDEARKHAFKTKPGQLVEPPTITRTRLDPAKVDHFLDFISSPSFLQDVAYGTKKLKLSNGETIEIPNVVRTVISSRLIQLYQTYCVETSFKPLGKSTLFNILKMCAASQKKSLAGLDSTQTDGVNAIASLEEITGFLGRNGLQDEEARGIVSRLRDGRRYLSTDFKLHISNETPCADHCSVYALSCDEAEYRGTCSHQHNISCDRCSDLRDAMLDIQVALSNLKLR; from the exons ATGGCTCAGTTATCGTGTTCATTTACCAGCCTCTGTGGAAACAAATGTGATATTTCTTCGCGCTGGCCAGGACGGCAGCAACTTGTACCCCTGAGTTCATGCGTAGACAACATAAAAGAACATCTGAGAGACGTCAAAGTATCACAAACGAGCGTTGCATCTGAGAAGGAGCTTATTCTGGCCCGCGTTGGTTTATTTGATGATTCTGACGGCCGCGATTTCACAATATGCCCCAAACATCGAGCAGAACTTGGAGTAAGATTCAGACCTACAACTAAGTGCCAGCATCCCTTACATGGAAATCAGAGGCGAAAAGTTGAGAGGGGGATAACACTCAAGATGGCAAAAGAAATCAAAGCAAAGTGGAACACTGTTGTCCCAGTTGGTGCAG GCATATGCAGAAACTGTAGAGGTGCTCACACAGACAATATGGAAAAAGGCGAACTGGACTCTAATGTTACAACCTTGGCAACAGGATCGTTTGTGCCCTCTGAAACTCCAGTTCCAAGTGGGGAAGAGTCCATGGATCAGACTCCAGGACCATCTGGAGAGCAGGGAACAGAAGAGATGCCTGAGACAGCTGAAGAGGAACTGGTGCTACCGCGTTTGCGCGTGCGATTTCAAGATGATTTTTTAAGTCAG CAAAGCGATCCGAATTCGGACATCTTGTCGTCATCATCCCAAGGGTCATCGGCAGAAGTAGAAACGTCTCGTGAGTGGCAACCCACCCCGCGAGTGGAACATCAGCTGCAATACCTCAACAGTTTCCTGCTAAAATCAACTGATGGCCGGATAAGTCCAGTTAGGTCTCAATGTAAGTCCGATGTTATGACTGTCTCATCGTCAACGCAGCGTTACTACCGAAAAAAAGCCCACCAAGCTGTTGAAACCACTCTAGAGGCTATTGCACCGGGGAATTCATCGTGGTTGCTTCAGCAGGTTTTCACAAAGCACCAAAGCGGACGAGCAATCTCTGCTGCTTCCGAGGAGGAAAGTCTGGTATCTAGACTCGTGACCCTTTACAATGAAGCCAACTCTTGGTACACACAACAGCAGATTCTGTCCCTTTTCGCTAGCGACTACTCTAAGACAGAATTACTACAGCTGGTGCCGGGACTGACCAAGTTCAGGATTGACGAGGCCAGGAAACATGCCTTTAAGACTAAGCCAGGACAACTCGTAGAGCCGCCAACCATCACTAGAACAAGGCTTGATCCCGCTAAGGTTGACCATTTCTTGGACTTTATATCCAGTCCTTCGTTTCTACAAGATGTAGCATATGGAACGAAAAAGCTAAAGCTGTCAAATGGAGAGACAATTGAAATCCCAAACGTTGTGAGAACAGTCATCTCCTCCCGCCTCATACAGCTGTATCAGACGTATTGTGTAGAAACGAGCTTTAAACCGTTAGGGAAATCAACGCTCTTCAATATCCTTAAG ATGTGCGCAGCCTCTCAAAAAAAGTCACTGGCAGGCCTGGACAGCACGCAGACCGATGGCGTCAATGCAATTGCATCCCTGGAGGAAATAACTGGTTTTCTTGGCAGAAACG GCCTTCAAGACGAAGAGGCAAGAGGAATTGTCTCGCGTCTCCGAGATGGTAGACGCTATCTGTCCACTGACTTCAAGCTGCACATCTCGAATGAAACACCCTGTGCCGATCATTGCAGTGTGTACGCGCTAAGCTGTGATGAAGCCGAGTACCGTGGAACCTGTTCCCATCAGCATAACATCAGCTGTGACCGATGTAGTGACTTGAGAGATGCCATGTTGGACATCCAAGTTGCATTATCTAACCTTAAGTTAAGGTAG
- the LOC138050545 gene encoding uncharacterized protein, whose protein sequence is MPGLEEWKSHIVRSVHQDAAKTTVVDTLLQTEALLIMDWAMKFLPTSYRETQRDWFGKKGKPWHITVAILKADNENIETRTYIHLFDECTQNWFAVASIIENTLATLKALKPDLSQVYLRSDNAGCYHCGYLLLSLPGIADRTGVKIARYDFSEPQAGKDICDRRIAALKSHMRRFLNEGNDVKTASDMKAAIESYGGIKGCYAAVCRAQPSAQTMTKHTMTGVQRLHNFSYENGGMRVWRAYDVGPGKFYSEAQLSRFGTPQGPTELVIVKPFSRPIIEAGTYQQRRELSRAIPEPGPSQEQPPPSQTDEENEKFSCPEEGCVKTFQSFAALQRHLDVGKHMLKLAKESTYDEIKRKWIEACHSVGGGYVRGQTSAKDSDDQSPAGQLELGWALRKTRKSIAFSEKAKSYLVDVFQTGEETGKKANASDVASSMKSLRDDTGQKMFAKTDWLTEQQIARYFSRLAALNKSGHLQRARTVSLNEDEETGDDDLAAETETIRTRQRIRRDLEL, encoded by the exons ATGCCAGGACTTGAAGAGTGGAAGTCCCACATTGTACGATCCGTGCACCAAGATGCTGCGAAGACTACCGTTGTAGATACCCTTTTGCAAACGGAAGCTTTATTAATCATGGACTGGGCCATGAAATTCCTGCCAACAAGCTATAGAGAGACGCAGCGCGATTGGTTCGGTAAAAAAGGAAAGCCATGGCACATTACTGTTGCTATTCTGAAAGCAGATAACGAGAATATCGAG ACGCGAACCTACATCCATCTTTTCGACGAGTGCACCCAGAACTGGTTTGCGGTAGCGTCCATAATAGAAAACACTTTAGCAACGCTGAAAGCTCTAAAGCCAGATCTCAGCCAGGTGTACCTGAGGTCCGACAACGCCGGATGTTACCACTGCGGCTATCTCCTGTTGTCACTCCCCGGCATCGCTGATCGTACTGGAGTCAAAATCGCACGCTATGACTTCAGTGAACCACAAGCAGGGAAAGACATCTGTGATCGCCGGATCGCAGCACTCAAAAGCCACATGCGCCGCTTTCTAAATGAAGGTAATGATGTAAAGACAGCCAGCGACATGAAAGCTGCTATTGAGTCATACGGAGGAATTAAGGGCTGTTATGCGGCAGTGTGTCGAGCACAACCATCTGCGCAGACAATGACCAAGCATACCATGACAGGAGTGCAGCGATTGCACAACTTCTCTTACGAGAATGGAGGCATGAGGGTGTGGCGCGCATATGATGTCGGTCCGGGAAAGTTTTATAGTGAAGCCCAGCTCTCCAGGTTTGGAACACCCCAAGGTCCCACTGAGCTCGTGATAGTGAAGCCCTTCAGTAGACCGATCATAGAAGCAGGTACATATCAGCAACGTCGAGAGTTATCAAGAGCCATCCCTGAGCCTGGGCCATCACAAGAACAACCACCCCCGTCacagacagatgaagaaaacgAGAAGTTTTCCTGTCCAGAGGAAGGATGTGTAAAGACGTTCCAGTCATTCGCCGCTCTCCAAAGGCACCTGGATGTCGGTAAGCACATGCTAAAGCTCGCCAAAGAGTCCACGTACGACGAGATCAAGCGGAAATGGATAGAGGCGTGCCATTCGGTAGGTGGTGGCTACGTTCGTGGTCAGACATCAGCAAAAGATTCTGATGACCAGTCCCCGGCTGGACAGTTGGAACTCGGATGGGCCTTGAGGAAAACACGGAAGTCAATCGCCTTTTCAGAGAAAGCGAAGAGCTATTTGGTAGACGTGTTTCAGACAGGAGAGGAAACCGGCAAGAAGGCAAACGCTTCCGACGTGGCTTCCAGTATGAAGTCTTTAAGAGATGACACTGGCCAGAAAATGTTTGCCAAAACCGACTGGTTGACAGAGCAGCAGATTGCTCGCTACTTTAGCCGACTCGCCGCCCTTAACAAAAGTGGTCACTTGCAGAGGGCCCGCACTGTAAGTTTGAATGAGGATGAGGAGACTGGAGACGATGATCTTGCTGCAGAAACTGAGACCATCCGGACAAGGCAGCGGATAAGAAGAGACCTAGAGCTTTAG